Genomic DNA from Amycolatopsis alba DSM 44262:
CGGCGTTGAGAACCTCCCACTTCGGCAGGAACACGCCGTCTTCGCTCAGCTTGCCGTCGGCCTCCGCCGCGCGCAGCACGGCCTTCTCGATCTCGACGTAGGAGATCAGCTCCGACAGGTCCTGCTGGATGTGCTGGAAGCCGCCGATGCCGATCGCGGCGGCGATCTCGCTCGCGAGACCGAGGTAGAACTCGGTCTTGGCCAGGGTGCGGGTGACGACCTGGTGGGTCATGAGCGCGCCGGCCCCGGTCTCGGAGTACCAGGCGTTGCACAGTTCCGGGTGCCCCAAGAGGAAGACGCGCTCGTTCGGGACGAACACGTCGTCGAAGACCACGACCGCGTCCATCTCTTCGAACCGGGAGGCGAGCGGTTCGTCGAAGGTCGACCGGCCGTGGCCGAGCCCGGCACGGCAGAAGTACTTCAGCCCCGGCGCGTCGTTCGGGACGGCGAAAGCGTAGGAGTACGGGGCGTCCTCGGGCGTGCCGCGCAGGACGGTCGAGGGGAACACCAGGAGTTCGTCGGCGATCGGCGCGATCGTGGCGAGCATCCGCGCCCCGCGGATGACGATGCCGTCCTCGCGTTCCTCGACCACCTTCGCCGAAAGATTGCCGCCACCCTGCTGACTCCCGGACACCGAGCGGTTCACCTGCGGCGGGATCAGGGTGTGCGTCGCGAGAAGGTCGTTCTCGCGCGCCATCTCGTAGTACTTCTCGATGCGCTCGCCGAAGACGGGATCGGCCTGGGAAAAGAACTTCTTCGCGGTCGAAAGCGCCGTGAGCGAAGAGTTCATGTAGTCGCCGGTGCGGCCGAGGAAACCGTTGGAATACTCAGCCCACACGGAGAAGGCGGCGCGACGACGCTTGAGGTCCTCTTCGCTTCGCGGCACCAGGAACGAGGTTCCGACCCGCTCCCCCGTGGTCGGCGACTCGTAGGTCAGGACGTCACGGTGCGCCGGATCATGCTGGAGGTCGAACAGCTTCGCGTAGGTCAGCGCGTTGTCGCGGAACGCCGCGTGTTCGGCGACCTTCGAAGTCACCTTCTCGCCGTCGACGTACAACTCCGGCGTCATCGCGTTGAGCTTGTCGAGGTACTGCTGTCCGGTGCGGGCTCCCATGTCGGGCTCCTTCTCTTGTCAGAACAGGGATTCGTGGCCTTGCGCGGATTCGTGGATCGTCGAGAACCGGCCGTCGACGAAGCCGAGCGCGTCGCCGGAGCGGTAGTCGAATTCCCGCACCTCGCCGAGGAACAGGGTGTGGTCGCCACCGTCGTAGGTGGCCCACGGCGTGCAGTCGAACCAGCTCAGGACGCCGCCGAGCCGCGGCGCGTGCCCGCCTTCGACCCATACAGGCGCGCCTTCGGGACTCGGGCGGCCCGCGAAGTTCATCGCGAGCGCCTGCTGTTCGGCGCCGAGGACGTTGACCGCGAACGGACGGCCTTCGAGCAGGTCGTGACTCTTCACGGCGCGCTGGATCGACACGAGCACGAGCGGCGGGTCCATCGAGACCGCGGTGAAGGAGTTCACCGTCAGGCCGTGCCGCTTCGTGGCGGCGTCGAAGGTCACCACCGCGACGCCGGTCGCGAAGCGACCGAGACAGCCTCGGAAGAACTGCGCGGGCGGCCGATAGAGGCTCGATCCTGGAGAAAAACTGGTTTCGCGTGACATCATCGTCGGTTCCTGTTCTATAATCGAACAGCCAGTTCAACTATCGAAATGGATCGTATACGATGGTTTCGGACTCCCGCAAGGCTTCGAGCGCGTCCCAGACACTCAGCCGCGGCATCCGCGTGCTCGAAGTCCTTGCCGACGCCCAGGAATCGCTCAGCGTCGATCAGATCGCCGAACGGCTCGGCGTCCACCGCTCGATCGCGTACCGGCTCATCCGCACGCTCGAAGACCACGGGCTTCTCACACGGGAGCCTGCCGGGAAGTTCGAACTCGGCACGCGTTTGGCCGCGCTCGCGGCGGGGATCAAACACGATCTGCAGGCCGCCGCGCTGCCCGAACTGACGGCGGTCGCGAACGAACTCGGCATGACGTGTTTCGTGGCGGTGATGGACCGCGAGGAATGCGTGACCCTGGTCAGCGTGGAACCCCGGCACGCCGTCGCGTCCGTCGCGCAGCGCCCTGGGTCCCGGCATCCGTTCACCGTCGGCGCCCCCGGCCGGGCGATCCTCGCCCAGCTCCCGTCGGAGGACTGGCCGGAGGGAATACAGGAAGTGGCCGCCCGCGGCTACGCGGACAGCCACGGTGAAGTGATCGAGAACCTCAGCGCCGTCGCGGTGCCGCTCCCCCTGCGCGGCCACGATCCCGCGGCACTCGCGGTCGTCTATCTGTCCAGCACGCGCGCCCCCGCCGAGCTCGCGGAGCGGCTCAAGGCGGCGGCGAAGGCCGTCCGTGACGCTCTCGGCGGATGAGCGTCACGGACGGCGGGTCTACTTGCCGAAGCGAAGCGGGCTCACCGCCTGCTCGGCTTCGTGGTCCGGTCCGAGCGGGATCCCGGACCGGTCGCGCAGCAGCAAGGTGGCGATGAGGCCGACGACCGTCATCCCCGCCAGATAGACGGCCACGGAAACCGACGTGCCGGTCGCGTCGACCAGCGCGGTGGCGATCGTCGGCGCGAACGCGCCACCGAGGATCGCGCCGAGCGCGTAGGAGATCGAGACACCGGAGAACCGGATCGACGCGGGGAACAGTTCCGCGTAGAACGCCGCCTGCTGACCGTAGGTGAACCCGAGCCCGATGCTGAGAATGATCAAGCCCAGCGCCAGGAACACGATGTTCCCCGTGTCCACCAAGGGAAAGAGCACCGCGACTCCGGCGAGCTGCGCGATCCAGCCGATGACGTAGGTCCGCCGCCTGCCGATCCGGTCGGACACCGCGCCCGCCGCCCACGTCGAGATCAGCCAGGTCGCCGCCGACGCGGTCACCGCCCACAGCACCGGACCGCGGTCGAGCCCGATCGGCCCCTTCGGATTGGTCGCGTAGTTCTGGATGTACCCGCCGGTGGTCATGTAGCCGACGGCGTTGTTGCCCGCGAACACCAGCGCGGCCACCAGGACCAGCACGGCGTGCTTGCGGAACAGCCGCACGATCGGTGTCCTGGTCTGCTCACGGCGCTGGGCGATCTCCCGGAAGACCGGGCTCTCCTCGACGCGGCGCCGGACATAGTGGCCGACCAGGATCAGCCCGACACTGAGCAGGAACGGGATGCGCCAGCCCCAGTCGAGGAACGCCTGGCCGGGGACGAGCAGGCTGGTCAGCGCGAGAACACCGGAAGCCAGCAGCAGACCGAGCGGGACGCCGATCTGCGGTGACGCGCCGAAGAGCCCCCGGCGCTTCGACGGCGCATGCTCGACGGCCATCAGCACGGCGCCGCCCCATTCGCCGCCCGCCGAAACACCCTGCAGCACCCGCAACAGGATCAGCAGGACCGGCGCCAGGACGCCGATCTGGTCGAACGTCGGGAGCACGCCGATCAGCGTGGTCGCGGCGCCCATCAGGATCAGGGTGAGCACCAGGACCACCCGGCGGCCGTACTTGTCGCCGAAGTGCCCGGCGAGGAACGCGCCGAGCGGGCGGAACAGGAAGCTCACGCCCACGGTGGCGAAGGAGACGAGGGTGCTGTTCGCCCCGAGCCCGGAGAAGAACAGCTTGCCGAAGACGAGACCGGCGGCTGACGCGTAAACGAAGAAGTCGTACCACTCGACGGTGGTTCCGACGACGGTCGCGAACGCGACCCGGCGCCGGTCGGAGGACGGTGGGGCGGTCCGGCCGGACGCGTGCTCATCCTGCGCTGGATTCGACACTTTGACTCCTTTGACGTAGGCCTGACGCGAGTGGCGGCCCGCTGGGGATCCACGGGCGAGGCGAAGGCCACTCGGTGACCGCCTTGCCACTGTGGCACGGAATCATATACGTTATTAGATACGAAGCAAGGTCGGAGGATTCAGGGGAACATGGGCACTTACGAGGCAACGTCGCCGTCAGGCCGCGAGTCCGGTCCGATGGGCACCCGGCCGGGCAAGATCATCGCCGTCCATCTCAGCTACGCGTCACGGGCCGAGCAGCGCGGGCGGCGTCCGGCGAACCCGTCGTACTTCTTCAAGCCGTCGAGCTCGATCGGCGCGTCCGGGGGCACGGTCGAACGTCCGGCCGGAACCGAACTGCTGGCCTTCGAGGGCGAGATCGCGCTGGTCATCGGCACCGCGGCCCGGTGGGTCAAACCGGACGAGGCGTGGGACCACGTCGCCGCGGTCACCGCCGCGAACGACTTCGGCCTCTACGACCTGCGCACCGCGGACAAGGGCTCCAATGTCCGTTCCAAGGGCGGCGACGGTTACACCCCGCTCGGCCCCGGCCTCATCGACGCTCGCGACGTCGACCCCTCGTCACTGCGCATCCGCACCTGGGTGAACGGCGACCTGGTGCAGGAGGACACCACGGCCGGGCTGATCTTCCCGTTGCGGCAGTTCGTTTCCGACCTCTCCCAGCACTTCACGCTGGAACCCGGCGATGTCATCCTCACCGGCACCCCGGCCGGTTCGACGGTGGTCTCCCCCGGCGACGTCGTCGTGGTCGAGGTGGACGTCCCCGGCACCTCCGCCAGCAGCGGACGGCTCCACACCACCGTTTCCCAGGGCATCCGGTCCTTTTCGGACATCGGCAGCCTGCCCGAGGTCGACGACAAGCAGCGCGCCGAGGCCTGGGGCACTCCCGCGGCCGAACCGGTCGCAGAGGAAGCTCCCGCGCTCAGTGAAGACCTTCGCGCCAAGCTCCTTCGCGCGCCTGTCGCGGGGCTGTCCGCCCAGCTGCGCAAGCGCGGGCTGAACAACGTCGCGATCGACGGCGTCCGCCCCAACCTGCCGGGCTCGAAGATCGTCGGCACGGCGAGGACGTTGCGTTTCGTCCCGAACCGCGAGGACCTTTTCAAATCCCACGGCGGCGGCTACAACGCGCAGAAACGTCTCTTCGACTCGGTCGGCACCGGTGAGGTGATCGTCATCGAGGCCAGGGGCGACAGGGGTTCCGGCACACTCGGCGACATCCTGGCGCTGCGGGCGCGGTACCTCGGTGCCGCCGGTGTGGTCACCGACGGCGGGGTCCGTGACTTCGGCGCCGTCGCGGAGACAGGGCTCCCGGTGTTCTCTCAGGGCCCGCATCCGGCGGTCCTCGGCCGCAAGCACGTGCCGTGGGACACCGACGTCGCGGTCGCCTGCGGCGGGGCCACCGTGCTGCCCGGCGACATCATCGTCGGCGACGACGACGGCGTGGTCGTCATCCCACCGTCGATCGCCGAGGAGATCGCCGACGCGACCCTCGTCCAGGAGGACGAAGACTCCTGGATCGCCCAGCAGGTCGGCCAGGGCCGCCCGATCGAGGGGCTCTTCCCGCTCAACCCGTTGTGGCGGGAAAGGTATGAGGCATGGCAGAAGAAGCAGTGAAGACGACCAGCAAGTCCGAGCTCGCCTACGAGTGGCTGCGTGAGCGGATCGCCCGGCACGAGTACGGGCCCGGCTACCGGCTCGTCCTCGCCGAGATCGCCGGCGCGCTCGACATGAGCGTCGTCCCGGTGCGCGAGGCGATCCGGCGGCTGGAGGCCGAACGGCTGGTGACCTTCGAGCGCAACGTCGGCGCCCGCGTGGCGATGGTGGACCAGAACGAGTACGTCCACGCCATGCAGACACTCGGCGTGGTCGAAGGCGTCGCCACCGCGCTGTCCGCGCCGGGATTGTCCGAAGAGGACATCGCGAAGGCGCGCCGGGTGAACGAGCGGATGATCGCGCTGCTGGATCATTTCGACGCGCACGAGTTCACCGCGCTGAACCAGCAGTTCCACTCGCTGCTCTTCGCATGCTGCCCCAATCCGCAGATCCTCGACCTCGTCCACCAGGGCTGGACGCGGCTGTCCGGACTGCGTGACTCGACCTTCGCGTTCGTCCCCGACCGGGCGCACCGGTCGGTCGAGGAACACGAAGAGATCCTCCGGCTGATCTCCGAGAAAGCCGACCCGCTCGACATCGAATTCGCC
This window encodes:
- the hpaB gene encoding 4-hydroxyphenylacetate 3-monooxygenase, oxygenase component, producing MGARTGQQYLDKLNAMTPELYVDGEKVTSKVAEHAAFRDNALTYAKLFDLQHDPAHRDVLTYESPTTGERVGTSFLVPRSEEDLKRRRAAFSVWAEYSNGFLGRTGDYMNSSLTALSTAKKFFSQADPVFGERIEKYYEMARENDLLATHTLIPPQVNRSVSGSQQGGGNLSAKVVEEREDGIVIRGARMLATIAPIADELLVFPSTVLRGTPEDAPYSYAFAVPNDAPGLKYFCRAGLGHGRSTFDEPLASRFEEMDAVVVFDDVFVPNERVFLLGHPELCNAWYSETGAGALMTHQVVTRTLAKTEFYLGLASEIAAAIGIGGFQHIQQDLSELISYVEIEKAVLRAAEADGKLSEDGVFLPKWEVLNAARNWYPTKVSPRLTEIIRKFSASGLMALPGEADFEADGRPDIDTYLQSATLPAKDRARLFKLAFDASVSSFAGRESLYEYFFFGDPVRMAGAQVNAYPREALQERVRELLSRD
- a CDS encoding flavin reductase family protein — its product is MMSRETSFSPGSSLYRPPAQFFRGCLGRFATGVAVVTFDAATKRHGLTVNSFTAVSMDPPLVLVSIQRAVKSHDLLEGRPFAVNVLGAEQQALAMNFAGRPSPEGAPVWVEGGHAPRLGGVLSWFDCTPWATYDGGDHTLFLGEVREFDYRSGDALGFVDGRFSTIHESAQGHESLF
- a CDS encoding IclR family transcriptional regulator, which encodes MVSDSRKASSASQTLSRGIRVLEVLADAQESLSVDQIAERLGVHRSIAYRLIRTLEDHGLLTREPAGKFELGTRLAALAAGIKHDLQAAALPELTAVANELGMTCFVAVMDREECVTLVSVEPRHAVASVAQRPGSRHPFTVGAPGRAILAQLPSEDWPEGIQEVAARGYADSHGEVIENLSAVAVPLPLRGHDPAALAVVYLSSTRAPAELAERLKAAAKAVRDALGG
- a CDS encoding MFS transporter; amino-acid sequence: MSNPAQDEHASGRTAPPSSDRRRVAFATVVGTTVEWYDFFVYASAAGLVFGKLFFSGLGANSTLVSFATVGVSFLFRPLGAFLAGHFGDKYGRRVVLVLTLILMGAATTLIGVLPTFDQIGVLAPVLLILLRVLQGVSAGGEWGGAVLMAVEHAPSKRRGLFGASPQIGVPLGLLLASGVLALTSLLVPGQAFLDWGWRIPFLLSVGLILVGHYVRRRVEESPVFREIAQRREQTRTPIVRLFRKHAVLVLVAALVFAGNNAVGYMTTGGYIQNYATNPKGPIGLDRGPVLWAVTASAATWLISTWAAGAVSDRIGRRRTYVIGWIAQLAGVAVLFPLVDTGNIVFLALGLIILSIGLGFTYGQQAAFYAELFPASIRFSGVSISYALGAILGGAFAPTIATALVDATGTSVSVAVYLAGMTVVGLIATLLLRDRSGIPLGPDHEAEQAVSPLRFGK
- a CDS encoding fumarylacetoacetate hydrolase family protein; its protein translation is MGTYEATSPSGRESGPMGTRPGKIIAVHLSYASRAEQRGRRPANPSYFFKPSSSIGASGGTVERPAGTELLAFEGEIALVIGTAARWVKPDEAWDHVAAVTAANDFGLYDLRTADKGSNVRSKGGDGYTPLGPGLIDARDVDPSSLRIRTWVNGDLVQEDTTAGLIFPLRQFVSDLSQHFTLEPGDVILTGTPAGSTVVSPGDVVVVEVDVPGTSASSGRLHTTVSQGIRSFSDIGSLPEVDDKQRAEAWGTPAAEPVAEEAPALSEDLRAKLLRAPVAGLSAQLRKRGLNNVAIDGVRPNLPGSKIVGTARTLRFVPNREDLFKSHGGGYNAQKRLFDSVGTGEVIVIEARGDRGSGTLGDILALRARYLGAAGVVTDGGVRDFGAVAETGLPVFSQGPHPAVLGRKHVPWDTDVAVACGGATVLPGDIIVGDDDGVVVIPPSIAEEIADATLVQEDEDSWIAQQVGQGRPIEGLFPLNPLWRERYEAWQKKQ
- a CDS encoding GntR family transcriptional regulator, which gives rise to MAEEAVKTTSKSELAYEWLRERIARHEYGPGYRLVLAEIAGALDMSVVPVREAIRRLEAERLVTFERNVGARVAMVDQNEYVHAMQTLGVVEGVATALSAPGLSEEDIAKARRVNERMIALLDHFDAHEFTALNQQFHSLLFACCPNPQILDLVHQGWTRLSGLRDSTFAFVPDRAHRSVEEHEEILRLISEKADPLDIEFAARNHRWATMQAFLDARERAKR